CGTAGCGATCTGCCCGCGCGCTTGTCGTCTGTCGCCTGTCCGCCCGGAGGGCGCGGCTGGGCCGCACCCGGGACCGGGCTGGGCCGCTCCCACCCCTGGCAAGTGCTGTCGGTCCCCCATGCCTTCCCCCGGGGGCCGTCCGACAGTTCTTGGCTTTTCGTGGGGACGGGATCTGTCAAGGGTGGCCGAAGGCCATCGCGTAGCGACGCGACCGCAGGGAGCGCCCTTGACAGGTCACGGCACCACGAAGAGACAGTTGAACTGGCGGGCAGCCCCCGGAACCTCCCCGACCCCGGCCGCTCGAAACGCACCCTAGAGCGGCGCAGCCGCGCCCCGGCTTCGCCGGGGTTGCTTCCTACTTCACCGTGTCCGTCACCAGCCGCTTGAACTGGTCCGGGGTGATGGTTTCGATGCCCTGGCCCGAGAAGACGTTGACCTTCTTGCCGTTGATCTCGATCTCCGGGGTGCCCTTCTTGCCGCTTTCGTAGAAGGCCTTCGAGACCTTGTCGACCCACGGCATGTAGGTCAGTTCCTTCACGGCCTTGTTGAACGACGGGGTGCGCAGGCCCGGGACCTGGTCCGCGAGTTCCAAGAGGGTGGCCGTCGAGCCGAACTTGTCGTCCGACTCCTTCGCCGGGTGGTTCTTGTAGAGCACCTGGAGGTACTCCATGAACCGCTCGGGGCTTTCGTTGACCGCCGCGCCCAGGGCGTTGAGGGCGCGCTTGGAGCCCTTGCCGCCCAGCGACCCGTCCAGGAAGGTCGCGAAGTGGTAGTCGACCCGGTAGGTGCCCGCGTCGGCCTGTTCCTTGAAGGTCTTGCCGAGGCCCGTCTCCACGCCCGTGCAGACGGGGCAGCGCGGGTCCAGCCAGATGCTGACGACGTCCTTGGCGTCCGCCTTGCCGTAGGGCACGACGACGCCGTCCTTGCCGGAGGTGTTGGCCGGCTGGACGAAGGGCTTGCCGCTCGATTCGGGGGAGGCGCCGGAGCCGGAACCGCTGGACTTCGAGGCGTAGATGCCGACTCCCACCGCGATGGCGAGTACGGCGACGAGCGCGCCGCCGACCATCAGGCGGCCGCGCAGCTTCGCCTTGCGGGCGGAGGCCTCGCGCTCCAGCCGGAGCCGCTCCCGGGCGTCGCGGCTCTGCTGGTCCCTCTTGTTGCTCTTGGCCATGGAGACAGCCTAGGGAATGGAGATGGTTCATACCTGGGTCATTCGGACCTTTTGGGGCGGGACTTAGGGCCTTTGGCCGGAGTCCGGCGATGTGCCGCGTCAAGGACGAGGTGAAGGTGAGGCGAATGGTCTGTCACATGTTGGTGGGGGGACGGCGAGTCGTTCCCAAATACCTGATAGACAGTGAATATTCACGGCTCGACCGGCCGCGCACGCACATGTCCACGGCTGCCTTGGGGGGATTGCCGCACTGTGAAGCCTCTTCACCGTCACCTTGTCAGTACTTCGCGCAAAGTCCTGTGCACCGCCGCGCTCGCGGCCAGTCTGACCACGGCGGCGGTCGTCACCACCGCGCCGACGGCCGACGCCGGTGAGGCGGAGCCGGGGCCGGACAGTCCGCAGGCCAACGACCGTGGCAACGCGCGCCTCGACCTGCCCGACCTGGTGGCCGACCCGCCGCCGCAGCCCGGTTCCGGGGCCCCCGAGGGCGCCAGCGGGATACCCGCGACCGCCCTCGACGCCTACCGCCGGGCCGAGATATCGGTCGCGGCCGCGCTGCCCAACTGCAAGCTGCCCTGGCAGCTGCTCGCCGGCATCGGCCGGATCGAGTCCGTCCACGCCTCCGGCTACGGCCTGAAGGCGGACGGGTCCACGGAGAAGCCGATCCGCGGCCCCCGCCTGGACGGCAACGGCTTCGCGTCGATCAAGGACACCGACAAGGGCGTGTGGGACGGGGACACGGAGTACGACCGTGCCGTGGGCCCGCTCCAGTTCATCCCCTCGACCTGGCAGACCTGGGGCGCCGACGGCAACGGCGACGGCAACCGGGACCCGAACAACATCTACGACGCCGCGCTCGGCGCGGGCCTCTACCTCTGCGCGGGCGACCGGAACCTGTCGAACCCGGCGGACCTGGACAAGGCGATCCTGAGCTACAACAGCTCCCGCGAGTACGTGAACTCCGTACTCGGCTGGATGCGCCAGTACCAGGCCGGGGCCACCGACGTCCCGAACCCGCCGCCGGGGAACTACCCGACGCCGCCGCCCGGGTCGCTGCCCACCCCGCCGCCCCCGCCCAAGACCCCGCTGCCGCCGGTGAACCCGCCGAAGCCGCCGCCAGTCCCGCCCAAGACCCCGCCGACGGTTCCGCCCACGAAGCCGACCGACCCGCCGAAGCCGGCGCCCGCGACGGTGTCCGGGCTGACGGTCCAGGGCGCGCCGGAGATCACCGCCGAGGCGGGCACGGTCTTCGCCACGGCCCCGAAGGCCAAGGCGGTCCTGAGCGACG
This is a stretch of genomic DNA from Streptomyces sp. NBC_00536. It encodes these proteins:
- a CDS encoding thioredoxin domain-containing protein; translation: MAKSNKRDQQSRDARERLRLEREASARKAKLRGRLMVGGALVAVLAIAVGVGIYASKSSGSGSGASPESSGKPFVQPANTSGKDGVVVPYGKADAKDVVSIWLDPRCPVCTGVETGLGKTFKEQADAGTYRVDYHFATFLDGSLGGKGSKRALNALGAAVNESPERFMEYLQVLYKNHPAKESDDKFGSTATLLELADQVPGLRTPSFNKAVKELTYMPWVDKVSKAFYESGKKGTPEIEINGKKVNVFSGQGIETITPDQFKRLVTDTVK